The Glaciimonas sp. PCH181 nucleotide sequence GCACAAGTCGTATACGTACCGGCTATCGCCTTGGCATGGTCTTCATCTTCAAAATTGTAGCGTTCAGCATCGCCATGACCGCCGTTTATCCCAAATTTGTAAGTCGGTTGGGTCAAAAACCCTTGGCCCGAGTCCATATTTAGTTGCAGGTCATTCCCAGTATATTGATCACCGTAACGATTCATGCGTACGCAGCCGTGCGCTTCGACTTCGTTTTCGACTATCCGATAAGTAGCTTTGTCTGCTTTGATTTCTGTCTGTCCCCGCGTCAACTCGACATTGTTATCGAGATTCAGCACGCGATCAGGGCGCCCGGTCATCTGGTCAGCTTCAACAGTTGTTGGCAAATTACTTTCATCGACACGTGGCGGCCTGGCGGCAGGAGGCTGAACTTGCGCCATTGCCGCCGGCGAGACGAATATTGCCGTCGCGACAGGCATTGCAGCCGCCAACGCTGAAGCAATCAGCCAAGCCAGACGCCGCACACGCGGCAACGGTAATGATGGCAATCGGCGTGTTGACGCAACGTAACGTCCGTGCTTCTGAGGACGTGATCGGGGCGACAACAATGATTGCGAAGATGATTGTGAAGGGGGCACTGATAAAAACCGTGTCAAGAAATGCATTGAGCAAACACCATCGCAGGCGATTTTTTAAAATTAATCCCTTATTATATGGGAACTGACTACCTACAACCGTATTCCTGGATCGCTTAATGACATCGCCTCACTTATTACCTCAAACGTCACCCCAAGGCGACCCCTCTTCATCAGCTGCGATACCTGATCTGCGCCTGACGCAAATAATGGCATGGCTATCCACGCTGGAAAGCCATCCAACCGTTGCCGCATCAATCCGCCCAGCCTCTGCTGACGCCAGTTTCAGGCGTTATTTCAGAATCGATGCGATTGATCCGGATGCAGTCGATGGCGCGACCCTGATCGTGATGGATGCCCCTCAGCCGCAAGAAGACGTGCGCCCGTTCATCTTTGTTGCGGGCCTGTTTAGTGATGCCGGAATGTCAACACCAAAAATTCTGGCGCAAGACATTGAACAAGGCTTTTTACTGCTATCCGACTTCGGACCGACAACTTATTTGCAGCAACTTAACGACGACAACGCCAACGCGCTGTATTTAGAGGCAATTGATGCACTGGTTAGCCTGCAAACGCATAGCAAACCTGATGTGCTGCCTGAATATGATCGGGCTTTCTTATTAAAAGAATTACAAATTTTCACCGAGTGGTACATCGGCAAACATTTGAACGTCACATTAACGGCCGAGCAATCTGCTAGTCTCGACGCAGTTTTCAACGCGATCCTCGCCAATAATATGGCGCAGCCGCAAGTTTATGTCCACCGCGACTATCATTCGCGCAATCTGATGGCATTGCCAACAGGCAATCCCGGCGTACTCGATTTTCAAGGCGCATTGTATGGGCCGATTACTTACGACCTGGCCTCCCTACTCCGCGATGTCTATCGCCCTTGGGAAGAAGCGCAAGTGCTGGATTGGGTGATTCGCTATTGGGAACGTGCAAAACGTGCCGGTTTGCCGGTCGCGCCCGACATTGACACCTTTTATCGCGATTTTGAATATATGGGCTTGCAACGACATCTGAAAATCCTGGGCTTGTTTGCCCGCCTGAATTATCGCGATGGCAAAGCGGCTTACATGCAAGATTTACCGCAAGTAATGGACTATGTGCGCAAAACTGCACTGCGTTATCGCGAATTGATTCCATTGGTACGCTTGATCGATAAACTGGAAGAAACACCTCAGACGATAGGCTATACGTTTTAAAAACCTGCGCGGGATTTCATCACAAAAATTTGAACACAAATTCTGATGACGCTATTCCCGCACACTTCTTCATAATATTTACGCCTAACCGAGCAAACTGAACTCCATGAAAGCAATGATTTTTGCCGCAGGTCGCGGTGAGCGTATGCGCCCACTGACTGACACCACTCCTAAACCCTTGCTAAAAGTACGCGGTCGTCCATTGATCGTCTGGCATATCGTCAATCTGGTCCGCGCAGGCATCACCGACATCATTATTAACCACGCGCATCTGGGCCAATTAATCGAAGATACGCTTGGCGATGGCAGCAAATTCGGTGCCAAAATCACCTACTCCGCCGAGGGCACCGCACTGGAAACCGCCGGCGGCGTCGCGAAGGTGCGTCATTTGCTGGGCGATGCGCCATTTATTGCCATCTCCGCAGATATTTATTGCCCGCATTTCAATTTCGAGCAGGTAAAAACCACACTCGAAGATAACGATTTATGGGGTGTCCCGCATCCGATCGAGACGCGTGACGTGGCTTGGCTATACC carries:
- a CDS encoding aminoglycoside phosphotransferase family protein, producing MTSPHLLPQTSPQGDPSSSAAIPDLRLTQIMAWLSTLESHPTVAASIRPASADASFRRYFRIDAIDPDAVDGATLIVMDAPQPQEDVRPFIFVAGLFSDAGMSTPKILAQDIEQGFLLLSDFGPTTYLQQLNDDNANALYLEAIDALVSLQTHSKPDVLPEYDRAFLLKELQIFTEWYIGKHLNVTLTAEQSASLDAVFNAILANNMAQPQVYVHRDYHSRNLMALPTGNPGVLDFQGALYGPITYDLASLLRDVYRPWEEAQVLDWVIRYWERAKRAGLPVAPDIDTFYRDFEYMGLQRHLKILGLFARLNYRDGKAAYMQDLPQVMDYVRKTALRYRELIPLVRLIDKLEETPQTIGYTF
- the murU gene encoding N-acetylmuramate alpha-1-phosphate uridylyltransferase MurU — translated: MKAMIFAAGRGERMRPLTDTTPKPLLKVRGRPLIVWHIVNLVRAGITDIIINHAHLGQLIEDTLGDGSKFGAKITYSAEGTALETAGGVAKVRHLLGDAPFIAISADIYCPHFNFEQVKTTLEDNDLWGVPHPIETRDVAWLYLVKNPAHHPEGDFAVHSFSVSNEGEPRFTYSGIGVFRPMMFDAIASGEFGKLAPILREYAARNQVGGEVYRGDWTDVGTIKRLEQLNTPM